In a genomic window of Microterricola viridarii:
- a CDS encoding alpha/beta fold hydrolase, whose amino-acid sequence MSTAAHATATGAEYTIADGILVRDHRITVPVDWGNPESGEGIEFFARELVDGARRHEKLPLLVYLQGGPGGKSPRPTGREGFLRAALDRFRVILPDQRGTGRSSAVTAHTMERFPGGEEGADYLRHFRADSIVRDLEALRAQVFGGERWWTLGQSYGGFLTLHYLSTAPEAIIASAVAGGLPSLEPSADEVYRRTYPRVLEKNERFYARFPGDRERVARVADAVAAGGVLLPDGDTLTVPRLQSLGLDLGMKPGADRLHWIFDEAWSDTAETRLSETFLSAVRARTAFDTNPLFAVLQESIYGGAPARWAAQRALAAHPQLDPSARPLHFTGEMMYPWMFEQIRALRPFQAAVERLMVREDPIELYSLPRLAANEVPVEAVVYHDDMYVDAGLSLQTAGRVGALNAWVTNEFEHDGLHGDGVAERLFGSLAARVG is encoded by the coding sequence ATGAGCACCGCAGCACACGCCACGGCCACAGGCGCCGAGTACACGATCGCCGACGGCATCCTCGTGCGCGACCACCGCATCACGGTGCCGGTGGACTGGGGCAACCCGGAGTCGGGGGAGGGCATCGAGTTCTTCGCCCGCGAGCTCGTCGACGGCGCCAGGCGGCACGAGAAGTTGCCGCTGCTGGTGTACCTGCAGGGCGGGCCGGGCGGCAAGTCTCCGCGGCCGACCGGCAGGGAAGGATTCCTGCGGGCCGCGCTCGACCGCTTCCGCGTCATCCTCCCCGATCAGCGCGGAACCGGGCGCAGCAGCGCCGTCACCGCGCACACCATGGAACGGTTCCCCGGCGGCGAGGAGGGCGCAGACTACCTGCGCCACTTCCGCGCGGACTCGATCGTGCGCGACCTCGAGGCGCTGCGCGCGCAGGTGTTCGGCGGCGAGCGCTGGTGGACCCTCGGCCAGAGCTACGGCGGATTCCTGACGCTGCACTACCTCTCCACCGCGCCGGAGGCGATCATCGCCTCGGCCGTCGCCGGCGGGCTGCCCAGCCTCGAGCCCTCGGCCGATGAGGTGTACCGGCGCACCTACCCGCGCGTGCTCGAGAAGAACGAGCGCTTCTACGCCCGCTTCCCCGGCGACCGGGAACGGGTGGCCAGGGTCGCGGATGCCGTCGCGGCCGGCGGCGTCCTGCTCCCCGACGGCGACACCCTCACCGTGCCGCGGCTGCAGAGCCTGGGGCTCGACCTCGGCATGAAGCCGGGCGCTGACCGGCTGCACTGGATCTTCGACGAGGCGTGGTCGGACACGGCGGAGACCCGACTGTCCGAGACGTTCCTCTCGGCCGTGCGCGCGCGGACGGCCTTCGACACCAACCCGCTCTTCGCCGTCTTGCAGGAGAGCATCTACGGCGGGGCGCCGGCGCGATGGGCCGCGCAGCGCGCCCTCGCCGCGCACCCGCAGCTCGACCCGTCCGCCCGGCCGCTGCACTTCACGGGCGAGATGATGTACCCCTGGATGTTCGAGCAGATCCGCGCGCTCCGCCCGTTCCAGGCCGCGGTCGAGCGACTGATGGTCAGGGAGGACCCGATCGAGCTGTACTCGCTGCCCCGGCTCGCGGCCAACGAGGTGCCGGTCGAGGCCGTGGTCTACCACGACGACATGTACGTGGATGCCGGCCTCTCGCTGCAGACGGCCGGCCGTGTCGGCGCCCTGAACGCCTGGGTCACCAACGAGTTCGAGCACGACGGCCTGCACGGCGACGGCGTCGCGGAGCGCCTGTTCGGGAGTCTGGCCGCCCGGGTCGGCTAG
- a CDS encoding ABC transporter permease: protein MTILPKSPSRAAREAAAVVQRSSTSLTLRRLVRDPASLVSMLVIVLIFAFALAAPLIAELTGHGPTEQFRETGLSPAGIPVAPNSEFLLGTDQLGRDILVRLAYGAQISLLVGVVASLFAAGIGITVGLTAGFFGGATDTVLSRVMDLVMSIPFLLCAIALVSVLGPSLTLSIAVIVFFSWTGLGRVIRGQVLALKHREFVEAARSLGASGFSIMYRDVLPNLIVPILIYTTLMIPSAIVFEATLSFLGLGIVPPTPSWGGMLADAANNSLYLVAWWMVIVPGTALLVTTLSFNLLGDGLRDALDPTSARGGK, encoded by the coding sequence ATGACGATCCTCCCGAAGTCCCCCAGCCGCGCCGCCAGGGAGGCGGCCGCCGTCGTCCAGCGCAGCTCGACCTCGCTGACGCTGCGCCGGCTCGTGCGCGACCCGGCGAGCCTCGTCTCGATGCTCGTCATCGTGCTGATCTTCGCGTTCGCGCTGGCCGCCCCGCTGATCGCCGAGCTCACCGGCCACGGCCCGACCGAGCAGTTCCGCGAGACCGGTCTGAGCCCGGCCGGGATCCCGGTCGCCCCGAACAGCGAGTTCCTGCTCGGCACCGACCAGCTCGGCCGCGACATCCTCGTGCGGCTCGCCTACGGCGCGCAGATCTCGCTGCTCGTCGGCGTGGTCGCCTCGCTCTTCGCGGCCGGCATCGGCATCACCGTCGGGCTCACCGCCGGCTTCTTCGGCGGGGCGACGGACACCGTGCTCAGCCGGGTGATGGACCTCGTGATGAGCATCCCGTTCCTGCTCTGCGCGATCGCGCTCGTCTCGGTGCTCGGGCCGAGCCTGACGCTCAGCATCGCGGTGATCGTCTTCTTCAGCTGGACCGGGCTCGGCCGCGTCATCCGCGGCCAGGTGCTCGCCCTCAAACACCGCGAGTTCGTCGAGGCGGCGCGCTCGCTCGGCGCCAGCGGGTTCTCAATCATGTACCGCGACGTGCTGCCCAACCTGATCGTGCCGATCCTCATCTACACCACCCTGATGATCCCGAGCGCGATCGTCTTCGAGGCGACGCTGTCCTTCCTCGGGCTCGGCATCGTGCCGCCGACGCCCAGCTGGGGCGGCATGCTCGCGGACGCCGCGAACAACTCGCTCTACCTGGTCGCCTGGTGGATGGTCATCGTGCCCGGCACGGCCCTGCTCGTCACGACGCTCTCCTTCAACCTCCTGGGCGACGGGCTGCGCGACGCCCTCGACCCGACCAGCGCGAGAGGCGGCAAATAA
- a CDS encoding ABC transporter permease, translated as MLFRFLLPRIGFGLLVLFLLSIFVFVLFYVSPSDPARIIAGDKATEALMEQIRVKLGLDQPIYVQYLKFVGGLLQGDLGYSYRSNVPVADLIVARIPATLSLVFGGMVLWLAIGIPIGISSAKRPGSLRDRIGQSFAIIGISFPTFVLGMVALYTLYFLPTRFGVMLFPPSGYVPLTAGAGQWAWHLILPWTTLALVVAAVYARLTRGQMLEVLGQDYIRTARAKGLSERRVIYRHAFRSAMPPLVTQLGIDIGLLLGGVIVIEQVFGLLGLGSLAVTSVNNQDRPVVIAIVLLGGVFVVTVNIIIDTLYALMDSRVRTSGRA; from the coding sequence ATGCTGTTCCGCTTCCTTCTGCCCCGCATCGGCTTCGGTCTGCTGGTGCTGTTCCTGCTCAGCATCTTCGTGTTCGTGCTGTTCTACGTCTCGCCGTCCGACCCGGCCCGCATCATCGCCGGAGACAAGGCGACCGAGGCGCTGATGGAGCAGATCCGCGTGAAGCTCGGGCTCGACCAGCCGATCTACGTGCAGTACCTGAAGTTCGTCGGCGGACTGCTGCAGGGCGACCTGGGCTACTCCTACCGCAGCAACGTGCCCGTCGCCGACCTCATCGTCGCGCGCATCCCGGCGACGCTGTCGCTCGTCTTCGGCGGCATGGTGCTCTGGCTCGCGATCGGCATCCCGATCGGCATCAGCTCGGCCAAGCGACCCGGCAGCCTGCGCGACCGCATCGGGCAGTCGTTCGCCATCATCGGCATCAGCTTCCCGACCTTCGTCCTCGGCATGGTCGCGCTGTACACGCTGTACTTCCTGCCCACCCGCTTCGGCGTCATGCTGTTCCCACCGAGCGGCTACGTTCCGCTCACGGCGGGGGCCGGGCAGTGGGCGTGGCACCTGATCCTGCCGTGGACCACTCTCGCGCTCGTCGTGGCGGCCGTCTACGCCCGGCTCACCCGGGGACAGATGCTCGAGGTGCTCGGCCAGGACTACATCCGCACGGCCAGGGCCAAGGGGCTGAGCGAGCGCCGGGTGATCTACCGGCACGCCTTCCGCAGCGCCATGCCCCCGCTGGTCACCCAGCTCGGCATCGACATCGGGCTGCTGCTCGGCGGCGTGATCGTGATCGAGCAGGTCTTCGGCCTGCTCGGGCTCGGCAGCCTGGCCGTGACCTCGGTGAACAACCAGGACCGCCCCGTCGTGATCGCGATCGTGCTGCTCGGCGGCGTCTTCGTGGTGACCGTCAACATCATCATCGACACCCTCTACGCCCTGATGGACTCGCGCGTGCGCACCTCCGGCCGGGCCTGA
- a CDS encoding branched-chain amino acid ABC transporter permease: MTEFFSDQLFQLIWNGLFVGSFYALVALGYSMVYGIIKLLNFAHGDIYMLGSFIAFVILGGAVGLFGVASLPILLIVLLITMLLTGAFGVLIEKVAYRPLRSSPRLAVLITAVGVSFTIEYGVRQIFGADPQVFPFRLSGEAFNFLGARISTPQIVLMVIAGLLMWVLQSYIMRSREGRAMRAIALDPRASLLMGVNVDRVISRTFFIGSALAGAAGVMAGTYYGSIDFLMGFTIGLKAFTAAVIGGIGNMQGAMLGGLVLGLLESFGTFALGGEWRDVFTFGCLILFLSIRPTGILGSRVVERM, translated from the coding sequence GTGACTGAATTCTTTAGCGATCAGCTCTTCCAGCTGATCTGGAACGGGCTGTTCGTCGGCTCCTTCTACGCCCTCGTCGCACTCGGCTACAGCATGGTCTACGGCATCATCAAGCTGCTGAACTTTGCGCACGGCGACATCTACATGCTCGGATCGTTCATCGCCTTCGTCATCCTGGGCGGTGCGGTCGGCCTCTTCGGGGTCGCCTCCCTGCCGATCCTGCTGATCGTGCTGCTCATCACCATGCTGCTGACCGGCGCGTTCGGCGTGCTGATCGAGAAGGTCGCCTACCGGCCGCTGCGCTCGAGCCCCCGGCTGGCCGTGCTGATCACCGCCGTCGGCGTCTCCTTCACCATCGAGTACGGCGTGCGCCAGATCTTCGGCGCTGACCCGCAGGTGTTCCCCTTCCGGCTGAGCGGCGAGGCCTTCAACTTCCTGGGCGCACGCATCTCGACGCCCCAGATCGTGCTCATGGTCATCGCCGGCCTGCTCATGTGGGTGCTGCAGAGCTACATCATGCGCTCCCGCGAGGGCCGCGCGATGCGCGCGATCGCCCTGGACCCGCGCGCGTCGCTGCTGATGGGCGTCAACGTCGACCGCGTCATCTCGCGCACCTTCTTCATCGGCTCCGCGCTGGCCGGCGCGGCCGGCGTGATGGCCGGCACCTACTACGGCTCGATCGACTTCCTGATGGGCTTCACCATCGGCCTCAAGGCGTTCACGGCCGCCGTGATCGGCGGCATCGGCAACATGCAGGGCGCCATGCTCGGCGGCCTCGTCCTCGGCCTGCTGGAGTCCTTCGGCACCTTCGCCCTCGGCGGCGAGTGGCGCGACGTCTTCACCTTCGGCTGCCTCATCCTGTTCCTCTCGATCCGACCGACGGGCATCCTCGGGTCCCGCGTCGTAGAAAGGATGTGA
- a CDS encoding ornithine cyclodeaminase family protein gives MSALPFYDADQVFGTVDFAAAVHALDTALRGGLDPAAALGRTFAEVENGQLLLMPAEGAGFAGVKLATIAPANPARGLERIQAIYVLMDSDTLTPIALFDGTALTTLRTPAISAVAVDALAPAGPATLLVIGSGPQAWGHVHAVAAVRELREVIITGRSAEKAQSLVETLRGEGFAARVGSAADAAGATIIVCATTASEPVFDGSLVTGETVVVAVGSHEPFMREIDSDLMGRSFVVVEDVASALREAGDVIIPIGEGALDVDTIVPIHTLVTGAARPAPGQPRVFKSMGMGWEDLVVAAEVHRRAR, from the coding sequence ATGAGCGCGCTGCCCTTCTACGACGCGGACCAGGTGTTCGGCACGGTCGACTTCGCCGCCGCCGTGCACGCCCTCGACACGGCCCTGCGCGGCGGGCTGGACCCGGCCGCCGCCCTCGGTCGCACCTTCGCCGAGGTGGAGAACGGCCAGCTGCTGCTGATGCCGGCAGAGGGCGCCGGCTTCGCGGGGGTCAAGCTCGCGACCATCGCCCCGGCGAACCCGGCCAGGGGGCTGGAGCGAATCCAGGCGATCTACGTGCTGATGGACTCCGACACCCTGACGCCCATCGCCCTCTTCGACGGCACCGCCCTCACCACCCTGCGCACCCCGGCGATCTCGGCCGTCGCCGTCGACGCGCTGGCACCTGCCGGCCCGGCCACGCTCCTCGTCATCGGCTCCGGCCCGCAGGCGTGGGGCCACGTGCACGCGGTCGCCGCGGTGCGCGAGCTCCGCGAGGTCATCATCACCGGGCGCTCGGCCGAGAAGGCGCAGAGCCTGGTCGAGACGCTCCGCGGCGAGGGCTTCGCCGCACGCGTGGGGAGCGCGGCGGACGCCGCGGGCGCCACGATCATCGTGTGCGCGACGACGGCGAGCGAGCCGGTGTTCGACGGCTCCCTCGTCACGGGCGAGACCGTTGTCGTGGCCGTCGGCTCGCACGAGCCGTTCATGCGCGAGATCGACTCCGACCTCATGGGGCGCAGCTTCGTCGTGGTGGAGGATGTGGCATCCGCGCTACGCGAGGCCGGCGACGTCATCATCCCGATCGGCGAGGGCGCACTGGACGTCGACACGATCGTGCCGATCCACACACTGGTCACCGGGGCGGCGCGGCCGGCCCCCGGCCAGCCGCGCGTGTTCAAGAGCATGGGCATGGGCTGGGAAGACCTGGTGGTCGCCGCCGAGGTGCACCGCCGGGCTCGCTGA
- a CDS encoding ABC transporter ATP-binding protein gives MTALVLDGVELFYHRVQALRGLSIEVNQGEIVALLGNNGAGKTSTLSMISGLVRPRAGSVRWGDHDLTKMTPWDIVGAGLLHIPEGRRIFSTMTVHENLLLGGYLVKDQKLILERANYAYELMPRLAERRAQQGGTLSGGEQQMLALGRALVGGPQLLLLDEPSMGLAPLVVKQVMEIIAAVKAQGTTVLLVEQNARAALRIADRGYVLESGAVTMSGTAAELAEDPRVIEAYLGA, from the coding sequence ATGACCGCACTCGTTCTCGACGGGGTCGAACTGTTCTATCACCGGGTGCAGGCCCTGCGCGGCCTGAGCATCGAGGTCAACCAGGGCGAGATCGTCGCCCTGCTCGGCAACAACGGCGCGGGCAAGACGTCGACGCTGTCGATGATCTCCGGGCTGGTGCGGCCGCGCGCCGGCAGCGTGCGCTGGGGCGACCACGACCTGACCAAGATGACCCCGTGGGACATTGTGGGCGCCGGGCTGCTGCACATCCCGGAGGGGCGGCGCATCTTCTCGACCATGACGGTGCACGAGAACCTGCTGCTCGGCGGCTACCTGGTCAAGGACCAGAAGCTGATCCTGGAGCGGGCGAACTACGCCTACGAGCTGATGCCGAGGCTGGCGGAGCGGCGCGCCCAGCAGGGCGGGACGCTCTCGGGCGGAGAGCAGCAGATGCTCGCCCTCGGACGCGCGCTCGTCGGCGGGCCCCAGCTGCTGCTGCTCGACGAGCCGTCCATGGGCCTGGCCCCGCTCGTCGTCAAACAGGTGATGGAGATCATCGCCGCGGTCAAGGCACAGGGCACGACGGTGCTGCTCGTCGAGCAGAACGCGCGCGCCGCGCTGCGCATCGCCGACCGCGGCTACGTGCTCGAGTCCGGCGCGGTCACCATGTCGGGCACGGCCGCCGAGCTCGCCGAGGACCCGCGCGTGATCGAGGCCTACCTGGGGGCCTAG
- a CDS encoding ABC transporter ATP-binding protein has translation MTDTVATATARGELLLRVSGLAVQFGGIRAVDGLSFDVHECEIVSVIGPNGAGKTSAFNCITGFYRPTGGTVLFGGDDITRIRPSTITKRGMSRTFQNLRLFRDMSVLDNVKTAMHSRLRENVFDQLLHTPRYKRAEAQCTQDARGWLDFVGFRGDEELFVTQLPYGEQRRVEIARALATQPRLLLLDEPGAGLNHQEKAELMALIRRIRDLGVGIVLIEHDMGLVMEVSERIVVLNFGKEIADGSPAEIKANPAVIEAYLGAEEDE, from the coding sequence ATGACCGACACCGTCGCGACCGCGACCGCCCGCGGCGAGCTGCTGCTGCGCGTCTCCGGCCTCGCCGTGCAGTTCGGCGGTATCCGCGCCGTGGACGGGCTGAGCTTCGACGTGCACGAGTGTGAGATCGTCTCGGTGATCGGCCCGAACGGCGCGGGCAAGACCAGTGCGTTCAACTGCATCACCGGCTTCTACCGGCCGACCGGCGGCACCGTGCTCTTCGGCGGGGACGACATCACCCGCATCCGGCCCTCGACGATCACCAAGCGCGGCATGTCCCGCACGTTCCAGAACCTGCGCCTGTTCCGTGACATGAGCGTGCTCGACAACGTCAAGACGGCGATGCACAGCAGGCTGCGCGAGAACGTCTTCGACCAGTTGCTGCACACGCCGCGCTACAAGCGCGCCGAGGCGCAGTGCACGCAGGACGCGCGCGGCTGGCTCGACTTCGTCGGCTTCCGCGGCGACGAGGAGCTGTTCGTCACGCAGCTGCCCTACGGCGAGCAGCGGCGCGTGGAGATCGCCCGCGCGCTGGCGACGCAGCCCAGGCTGCTGCTGCTGGACGAGCCGGGCGCCGGCCTGAACCACCAGGAGAAGGCCGAGCTGATGGCGCTCATCCGCCGCATCCGGGACCTGGGTGTGGGCATCGTGCTCATCGAACACGACATGGGGCTGGTGATGGAAGTCTCAGAGCGCATCGTCGTGTTGAACTTTGGCAAGGAGATTGCCGACGGATCCCCGGCCGAGATCAAGGCCAACCCGGCCGTCATCGAGGCCTACCTCGGAGCGGAGGAAGACGAATGA
- a CDS encoding ABC transporter permease subunit, with amino-acid sequence MADKNLLPRLDRLTRITAPQPLFSRPRPLSGLLAPQRFMGLLGLALFIGALVLPFITASPYIISILTSAFIYVMIAMGLNVVVGYAGLLDLGYIAFVAVGAYTSGILSTTLGFTMLETIPFVVLACILAGIVIGGPTLRLRSDYLAIVTLGFGEIIRITATNLSITGGASGIHGIPTWSFFGWSFADGADLFGIHFNAKILFYFFVVIVALGLATVGAARLANGKLGRAWKSVRDDEDASEAMGINGYTAKLSAYIIGAVWGGVAGSLLATHLSAISPPSFEFLYSALILMAVVLGGMGSTPGVIIGALFVSLAPELLREFSEWRYLLFGVLLVVVMIFRPAGLWPANFVLPFLKRRPPAEPVSTTNIPWAQQAKEEAEAEQEEIERMSAVTSTVPDSIPDAVAGVNAISDNPADQEENR; translated from the coding sequence GTGGCCGACAAGAACCTGCTCCCGCGGCTGGACCGCCTCACCCGGATCACGGCGCCGCAGCCGCTCTTCAGCCGGCCCCGGCCGCTGAGCGGCCTGCTGGCTCCGCAGCGCTTCATGGGCCTGCTGGGCCTGGCCCTGTTCATCGGCGCGCTCGTGCTGCCGTTCATCACGGCCTCGCCCTACATCATCTCGATCCTCACCTCGGCGTTCATCTACGTGATGATCGCGATGGGGCTGAACGTGGTGGTCGGCTACGCCGGCCTGCTCGACCTCGGCTACATCGCCTTCGTCGCCGTCGGGGCGTACACCTCCGGCATCCTGTCGACGACCCTCGGCTTCACCATGCTCGAGACCATCCCGTTCGTCGTTCTCGCCTGCATCCTCGCCGGCATCGTCATCGGCGGCCCGACGCTCCGGCTGCGCTCCGACTACCTCGCGATCGTGACCCTCGGCTTCGGCGAGATCATCCGCATCACGGCGACGAACCTGAGCATCACCGGCGGGGCGAGCGGCATCCACGGCATCCCGACCTGGTCGTTCTTCGGCTGGTCCTTCGCCGACGGCGCCGATCTGTTCGGGATCCACTTCAACGCCAAGATCCTGTTCTACTTCTTCGTCGTGATCGTGGCGCTCGGGCTGGCGACCGTCGGCGCCGCGCGCCTGGCCAACGGCAAGCTGGGGCGCGCCTGGAAGTCGGTCCGCGACGACGAGGACGCCTCGGAGGCCATGGGCATCAACGGCTACACCGCCAAGCTCTCCGCGTACATCATCGGCGCGGTCTGGGGCGGCGTCGCCGGCTCGCTGCTGGCCACCCACCTCAGCGCGATCTCGCCGCCCAGCTTCGAGTTCCTCTACTCGGCGCTGATCCTGATGGCGGTTGTGCTCGGCGGCATGGGCTCGACCCCCGGCGTGATCATCGGCGCCCTGTTCGTCTCGCTCGCGCCCGAGCTGCTGCGCGAGTTCTCCGAGTGGCGCTACCTGCTCTTCGGTGTGCTGCTCGTCGTCGTCATGATCTTCCGCCCGGCCGGTCTCTGGCCGGCCAACTTCGTGCTGCCGTTCCTCAAGCGGCGCCCACCGGCCGAGCCGGTGTCCACCACCAACATCCCCTGGGCCCAGCAGGCCAAGGAGGAGGCGGAGGCCGAGCAGGAGGAGATCGAGCGGATGTCGGCGGTGACCTCCACCGTCCCCGATTCGATCCCGGATGCCGTGGCGGGCGTCAACGCCATCAGCGACAACCCGGCAGACCAGGAGGAGAACCGATGA
- a CDS encoding branched-chain amino acid ABC transporter substrate-binding protein produces the protein MTLRSSRGISRVLIPAALFASAALVLTGCSGGLGGGGEAGGDSSGPIKIGMLAPFSGSESAFGVYMENGAQMAVDELNADGGVDGRQLELITEDDACDATASVAAANKLVTAGIVASVGGYCSGATLPTLPIFNDAGIPMVIPAANSNKLVEAGLDGVFLINGTGTQQAAATLKYALKSGATRVAVLNDNTDYSKDLASTFVEMAKADGTIEVVLDQSVTPGEKDYSANVNNVITSKPDFVVWTGYYQEGALITRQLIDAGYSGPILVGDGSVDKKFAEIAGAGYTDNVVGTFTQTPDMLEGAGDWIAAYKEAFGAEPGPYSTQSYDAVRVVAEAIKNAGSTETDAIIAALRGLDGFPIFSGPLTFTPEGTLTEGGFAIVQIGPDGSFILKDDLQG, from the coding sequence ATGACTCTTCGCAGCTCACGCGGTATCTCACGCGTCCTGATTCCCGCGGCCCTGTTCGCGAGCGCGGCCCTCGTCCTCACCGGGTGTTCCGGTGGGCTCGGCGGCGGGGGCGAGGCCGGCGGCGACAGCTCCGGCCCCATCAAGATCGGCATGCTGGCCCCGTTCTCCGGCTCCGAGTCTGCGTTCGGCGTGTACATGGAGAACGGCGCGCAGATGGCCGTCGACGAGCTCAACGCCGACGGTGGGGTCGACGGGCGCCAGCTCGAGCTCATCACCGAGGACGACGCCTGTGATGCAACGGCATCCGTCGCCGCCGCCAACAAGCTCGTCACCGCCGGCATCGTCGCCTCGGTCGGCGGGTACTGCTCCGGCGCCACGCTGCCGACGCTGCCTATCTTCAACGATGCGGGCATCCCCATGGTGATTCCCGCCGCGAACTCCAACAAGCTGGTGGAGGCGGGCCTCGACGGGGTGTTCCTGATCAACGGCACCGGCACCCAGCAGGCCGCCGCGACGCTCAAGTACGCGCTGAAGTCCGGCGCCACCCGCGTCGCCGTGCTGAACGACAACACCGACTACTCCAAGGACCTCGCCAGCACGTTCGTCGAGATGGCCAAGGCCGACGGCACCATCGAGGTCGTGCTCGACCAGTCGGTGACCCCGGGCGAAAAGGACTACTCGGCCAACGTCAACAACGTGATCACCTCCAAGCCCGACTTCGTGGTCTGGACCGGCTACTACCAGGAGGGCGCGCTCATCACCCGCCAGCTGATCGATGCCGGCTACAGCGGCCCGATCCTGGTGGGCGACGGCAGCGTCGACAAGAAGTTCGCCGAGATCGCGGGCGCCGGCTACACCGACAACGTCGTGGGCACCTTCACCCAGACGCCGGACATGCTCGAGGGTGCAGGTGACTGGATCGCCGCATACAAGGAGGCGTTCGGCGCAGAGCCCGGCCCCTACTCGACGCAGTCCTACGACGCCGTGCGCGTCGTCGCCGAGGCGATCAAGAATGCCGGCAGCACCGAGACGGATGCCATCATCGCGGCGCTGCGCGGTCTGGACGGCTTCCCGATCTTCTCCGGGCCGCTCACCTTCACGCCGGAGGGCACCCTGACAGAGGGTGGCTTCGCCATCGTCCAGATCGGCCCGGACGGCAGCTTCATTCTCAAGGACGACCTGCAGGGCTAA
- a CDS encoding proline racemase family protein, whose protein sequence is MTQHATLRLRTEDYHTAGEPFRIVTEGLPPIPGDTVGARRMNAIANENGVDRIRELLCNEPRGHADMYGGFITPADDDGADFGVLFWHKDGFSTACGHGTIALGVWAVETGRVPSNPDGDTEVRIDVPSGRVVARVTQRAGVIESVTFRNVASHVIARSVPVRTSCGEVQVDLSFSGAIYASLDASTVGLSVAPEHYTDLIAIGREVKWLLNDSPLAQHAADPRLSGVYGTILFDELPRTASGPHQRNVTVFADGEVDRSPCGSGTGARVALLADDGTLGEAETLTHDSIVDTRFTARFERTADAAGDAPRVVPEVTGSAYKTGEHLFTLDERDALGTGFVLR, encoded by the coding sequence ATGACCCAGCACGCCACACTGCGCCTCCGCACCGAGGATTACCACACGGCCGGCGAGCCGTTCCGCATCGTCACCGAGGGGCTGCCCCCGATCCCGGGCGACACCGTCGGCGCCCGGCGCATGAACGCCATCGCGAACGAGAACGGCGTCGACCGCATCCGGGAGCTGCTCTGCAACGAGCCGCGCGGGCACGCCGACATGTACGGCGGCTTCATCACCCCCGCCGACGACGACGGCGCCGACTTCGGCGTGCTGTTCTGGCACAAGGACGGCTTCTCGACCGCGTGCGGCCACGGCACGATCGCGCTCGGCGTCTGGGCGGTTGAGACCGGGCGGGTGCCGTCGAACCCCGATGGCGACACCGAGGTGCGCATCGACGTGCCGTCCGGCCGGGTCGTCGCCCGGGTCACCCAGCGGGCCGGCGTGATCGAGTCGGTCACCTTCCGCAACGTCGCCTCGCACGTCATCGCCCGGTCGGTGCCCGTCCGCACCAGCTGCGGCGAGGTGCAGGTGGACCTGAGCTTCAGCGGCGCGATCTACGCCTCGCTCGACGCCTCGACCGTCGGCCTGAGCGTCGCGCCGGAGCACTACACCGATCTCATCGCCATCGGCCGCGAGGTCAAGTGGCTGCTCAACGACTCCCCGCTTGCCCAGCACGCGGCCGACCCCCGCCTCTCTGGCGTCTACGGCACGATCCTGTTCGACGAGCTCCCGCGCACGGCATCCGGCCCGCACCAGCGCAACGTCACGGTCTTCGCCGACGGCGAGGTCGACCGTTCCCCCTGTGGCTCCGGCACCGGGGCGCGCGTGGCGCTGCTGGCCGATGACGGCACCCTCGGCGAGGCCGAGACGCTCACGCACGATTCCATCGTCGACACCCGGTTCACGGCCCGCTTCGAACGCACGGCGGATGCCGCGGGCGACGCGCCCCGGGTCGTCCCCGAGGTCACCGGCTCGGCGTACAAGACGGGCGAGCACCTGTTCACCCTGGACGAGCGCGACGCCCTCGGCACCGGATTCGTGCTGCGATGA